ATCACTATTTAATGCGAAGATAAAATTTGGATAAAAGTACCTTGTTGAAACacggaaagtttcagcataatatgctggattatcgAACTCctgcatattatgttggaatttttaagagtttttttgttcagattttatttacatgaaaaagtagctaaatttcgattaatttaaaattatgactaATTTTCAATTAGCTATTGTAAATCGGACTATTTCTTTATTCGAAAGATATGTTGGTTCTGGCCCAATTAAGAAATCAATCTGGGTCCACACATTAGATCTGGCAAAAGCTGGTAAATAGGTAATCATATCTAGTTACTACCACGGTTAATATGTCCAACCAGTTTTTTACGGATGTGGTTATATTCTTGGGATTGAAGCGTAGTAGTTGTTGTTAGTCATAGTTCTCCCATTTTCATCAGTTTTACGTATTAGACAGTTAGACTACAACTTTTCCTTTGGCCTTTGGTAGTATGTCAACTCAGACTAAGCAACACTAACGTGTCAATATCACACCTAAGTTGGCAATGGCTAGTGTTTTCGTATTCAACTCGGTGATCTTGTGAACAttgaaaacaccaaaataatgaaCAATCaactaattctttttttttttttattttattttaaaaacaaccAACTAATGTTTGAATCAAACAGTTTGATAGGATGTTTTTCAATTTGAGATtgtattgatttgatatgttctgGTATAAATTTGATGATAAGTAAAATAGACCAATTTTTAGGATAGAATAGGTATAGGCTATATCCAATACCCTTGAAACCTATTCTTTTCATACAgtatattttctttttcccttcatGGCTCAAACTAGATGACTACGAGATCAGATAGTCAATTTTCACATTCACACTTTCAGGACTACTTGAAGCTACTTACGGAGAACCCTAAAATGAGAGGTGACCATCCCACATCTTGCCCAAGCAAGCCTCTTGATGCAGAGAACGACAGTGATGAAGACGGGGAcgaggatgaagatgaagatgaagatgaagatggtGAAGGTGAGGAGCACTTTAACCCCAACAACAATAAGGGTGCCTCCAAGAAAGGTCCGGGAGGAGAGGCAGGTGGTGCAGAAGAGAATGGTGAAGACGAAAATGACGAGGGAGAAGATGAACCAGAAGGcgacgacgatgatgatgatgatgatgcagaAGATAACCCtgacgatgatgatgaggaagatgaagGCGAGGAAGAAGTTGTAGAAGAAGATGACGAGGACGAGGACGAAGGAGGAGAggacgaggaagaagaagaggaggatgagGAAGAAGAACTTCAGCCaccaaagaagaggaagaagtaaaCTATCAATCACTATGACCTCCAAACTCTCATAATGTGCAACTTTGTACCCTAACGACTGCCTAGATTGGCATACAAAGGTGTATTAGTTTGACACCTTCCTGTACTTTAATTCTGTTTCTTACACCATTAGAGTACCTTAGAACTTCGAGTTATGGCATAAGTGAAGCACTCTTAAGTTCATGAAAATGGTGATTGATAAGCCAAGGTGTTTCTGCATTATCTTCGAGATTTCAAGTCCTAGTCCAGAAGATCATGAACTACATCCAAATCAATTGTCGAAAACTTGAGTAATATTATCAAGAACAAAATTTTAAACTGCACGAAGATCTACCAATTTTCACATGGTCCCAAAGTAGCACCTTACACTGCAGGAAAAACCCAAATTTTTTAGCCACCTCAGACAACTTTCACTAAAAAGATAGTATGTGACAATATTGGGTTAAGTTAATGATAAACACTCCTAATTCCTAACCATTGACATTTATAAGATACGCTAGGAGAAAAGAACAATTAACAATACTGAGTAAATTTAATTACAACCTTCTAACTTTTGGCCCAACCAGTTAGATGTAAACTTAGCAAACTAGAGATAATAGAATTCATTATCGGCAAAGGGCCAAATTTACCtctgtactttcgaaaatggtctaaaaatACCCCTCGCTATATTATTGGGCTATATATACCCttcccgtcatactttggaacaaatatacccttattttggatggagtgccacgtgtCAGTACCAGATAAAAACGACCCATTTTTTTTAATACCTAATCCATTTTAAAAAACCCACCACCTGACCcgttttaaaattcagttttttttaaagcatatattttgtaaaaactggattGTTTTTTtcgtaaaaactgaaaaaaaaaaaattgcaaaatatatatttttaagtcttttcagtttttttaaagtattatttttgtaaaaactgattttttttttaaaaatgctttaaaactgaaaatatatattctgtaaaaactgaaaaaaaaaggaatttgcaaaatatatatttttcagttttttcagttttttaaagtatttgtttttgtaaaaactgaaaaaaagattttgcaaaatatttttatttttttaaaattaatgcatatgtagtccactgctttaggagagtctttttttttattagttttttaaaaaaaaatatttttttcagtttttacaaaaaaaatactttaaaaaaactgaaaagacttaaaaatatatattttgcaaattctttttttttttttccagtttttacacattatatatttttcagtttttaaagtatttttaaaaacaaatatatttttttcagtttttacaaaaagaaattttagtgtttacaaaatatatgctttaaaaaaactgaattttaaaacgggtcgggtggtggattttttaaaacggatcgggtaaaaaaaagaaatagatcGTTTTCATCTGGTGCTGACACGTGGtactccatccaaaataagggtatatttgtttCAAAGTATGACGAAAAGGGTATATATAGCCAATAAtataacaaataatatttttataccaTTTCTAAAAGTACATGGGTATATTTGGTCTTTGATTCATTATTGATTGGAAAGAGTCAAGCAATAGATTAATTTCATTTCATTAATAAAGAGGACTCGGTATACTTTATCAAACGTTCACGCAATAGGGGCAAAGACCCACCAATCACCGTAGACTTGACATTCCAAGTTCTATTGATGATTAATATTACTGACTTTAGGAGGGATAACCTTATTTCTTCCTTTTTAGAATTAAAATTATAATTCAACCGAATCAAGTAGTTTAAGTCCAAACCTtatatttatcttaaaaattcattaaatatatataaattattaatttaaaattcagtaaATTAAAAGGACTAGATTTCTGAAtatataaactttaaattctgacTTTCCTGTATACTATTAATGAAATACATTTTTTgaataatataaatattaataGTCAATCTATTAAATACCTTTGCAATTGACTTTATTGTAAGATTATTTTGTCTTCTTTGTTGTAGTTTATTCAACATTATTTTAACGACTTTGGGAGGACTTCTCTTTTTCTCTGTTCTGTTATAATTTCTTGACGATGAAGATGAACTCAATTTATCTAAGTACAGTTTCTTTATCTATTTCTGTTGATAATTGGAGGGGAAAAGCAAAAAGTCAAAAGAAATGGCTCATTATTtggattcttcttcttctttagtccCTCCTTTGATTGCTAAACCCAGCAAGGTGGACCTTGAAGCTGGTAACGTTGACCACATCCAATGCCGTATTTGCCTTGAAACTGATGGTGAGTTTTTAATAACCCCTTCATTTTTACTTCATGGGTTTGTGAAAATCTTTAATTCTTGCTTGAAATATTTGTTGGTTTGTATGTATTATTTGGATTCTTGTTTGATTTTATGTGTAAAGGTAGTTTCTTTATGGTTTAATTGAGTGGATTCTGCATCTTTCAAATGTGGGCCCCCTCGCCTCGGATAACTGTGATGTCTGGACCATCTTGTACTCAACTGCTCGGCAAACTGGGCAAACTGTTGAGTACCTGCTATTTTCCACCGGCATAGGAACCGAGTAACCGGGTTTGCCCCTGTTCAAGCTATAAGCCAGCCCAAGTGCAGTTACTGTATTACTAAGAGGCTGAACTGAACGAAAATTTACATGTGGgggtttttttttgggggggggggggggatgtttGAAGATGTGGTGTTTGTTTTGTTGTGGTACTCTTAGTTTGGTTGAAGATGGTTAGTTGCATTGTGTATTATATCACACATCTTTTATTCTATTCGAAATAGTCAGATTGAACTCAACATATATTCACAGATCATAGCTTATTCCAAGTCTGGTTAAAGGAGGAGGGTTGCAGTAGGTTAAAGTTCATAAAGAATTAGTCGAACTATGATAAAATCAAGCCCAAGTAATTTGGGTTATTTATgggaaaaaacaaaaatacttGATTTGCACTTGAGGTAAAAAGTTGAttaattgattgaaattgttCAGATCAAATGAATGAAGGGAAAAACATCTTGACAGAAAGGAGTTGTTAGCATGTTATCATTTGGTCAATGCTTCTTGTTAAATTCTTCTTTGGTTATTGTATGCAGATAACGTCTTTTACTGAATGGTTCTTGTTGAGTTTTTccttgtttgttatgttcaaaGCATATTAATGTTTTTTTTTGGTTAATGAATTTATTGATGCATGAGAAGCAAGATACTTATGATTGTtttaactttttcctttttaggCATGGATTTTATTGCACCGTGTAAGTGCAAGGGTACATCAAAGTATGTTCACCGAGAATGCCTTGATCAATGGCGTGCTGTGAAGGTATGTTTTAGCCTTATTACCTCTAAGCTTTCCTTAACTTGGGACTTATAAGACATGCATTGATGCTTTAAAGATTACGATCAGGAATCAAATTGTATTCGTTTGTACTTGTATCTTGTTTGAATAGCTTTCAGATTGGTGAGCTTACAAGCTGTCATTTGTTGTATGTGCAACTGCTGGCGGAACGTCTTACTAAATACCCATAAGCTTTAATTATCAGAATGAATATATACCTGTTCTCTAAAGTTGTCTTTTTACAGGAAGGATTTGCATTTTCCCATTGTACGACTTGTGAGGCTCCCTTTTACTTGAGAGTTAACGATCTTCATAGAAAATGGCGAACCTTAAAATTTAGGTTCTTTGTGACCACAGACATTTTGGTCATCTTTCTCGCAGTTCAACTTGTATGTGGGGTTGCCCTCTCTACagtttttttcttcatttcttgaTAATTACTTGAATAGTACTGGGGACAATATCTTCAACTGATCACTAACCTTCTGTTTTGCAGGTTATAGCTTCACTGGGATATTTAGTATATGTGATTGATACACATCAGAAGTCATGGCTTCGTTTGCATTGGGGATTTGGCAGCGAACTAAGCTTCTATTACATATGCGGTAAAACATATTCATTCGCACTAGCATTTTTGTTTATGCATGTATGTCGAAATGCTATTATGTCTGCTTAATATTCTTTGTCCAACTGGATGACCAATCCAGATTGATGTAAAAAACGACCACATGTTAGATACAGTTGTTACGTATCCATGTTGACATGTAACTTCGGTACCAATAGGCCCCAAAGACCTGATTACCCTGCTGGTTTTGGGTTTATATGTCTTATTTAGTCGCCTTGGTAAATGAGATTTGGTTTGGGAGTGATGGAAGAATATGAGATAAACAATATCTACTTAGATATTCCAAAGTTTTAAACCTCAGGGCTGTGGTTCAGTGATAAGGACGTAATACATTAAGTGTGGGTTAGGTACACGCCACGACCTTAAACTCTGTCAATGACTAAAGCTTAGTATTTAACTGGGAGAATAGTAGAAGGGCGGGCTCTCACTTCCCCCGAGTTTTGGACTTGTGAGTACAGTTGGGATTGGAGGAGCTAACTCAGGAATTTCttggttataaaaaaaaaaacccaactGAAACAAACAGAAATGATAATAGAAAACAGTAGGAACAATCATGATGAAAGAGGCGTGAGCACTTGATGCATATATTTCTTAATATGCATATAGTGCATCATCCAAAATTCTGAGTTTACTATTTTCAGTACATAGCGATTCTTAAATGATACAAGAGTTCATTTTATTGCTATTGGTTGGCTTTTGTGCAGGGGCACTGTTGTTTTTCGCGTTGATGGGCATATCTGGTTGTTTCTTAACTTGCTTTGATGAAAATGTGCGCGATGAATTGGGTCAGCCCTGCCAGAATTTGTTGTCTTGTTGCTCTTGCGCTGGGTACAAATCATGTGTTTTATGttcttttaacttttattatttgcCTCCAGATCATAATAACCTTAATACTGCGCTGCGTACAAGTTGGTAACCGTTTGTTGACTTGATTGTCTTTGCATATCGATCTTTTGCATTAACATCTTGAACTGTAGTTGCTGGAGAATTGTTCTCTTTCTGATCCTTTTGTTCTTTTGGCATGCTACATTTGAGGAAATGGAGTTCATTTGATACTGTTTCCTTTTTCATATAATTGCAGAATGTGTGAGAACTGTCATACGCATCGTACAAGTACAACTTATATATGCATCGATTCTAACATATGCTCAGAGAATTGTTCGAACACGACATGTGAATGTTGCTCCGGGAATCATTCTTGCACAGAATGTGAATGTGGGAATTGCTTTGGAGGTGAAGGTGAATCTGGGATACCGGTATTATTAATTGTAGCTGTAATTGTGCTAGGAGTGTTTGCCATCTTTGGCATGTTTTACAGTGTTTTGGTTGCTACAATGGTTGGACAGAGAATTTGGCAGCGACGCTACCACATACTTGAGAAAAGAATACTGACAAAGGTAAGTTACGCCCTTGTTTTTGTTtctctttcaaaatatttgcCATTGTATATAGGGAAAAGGCTTAAATTTGTCACTTTGCTATGAGaaaaagataaagtttaccctCCGTTATAATTTCTGTCTAAAAATACCCTGCTGTTATACAATTGGATCACGTTTACTCGTCCACATTGGACAATGTTAACGGAGAAGGGGTATATTTGATCCAATTGTATAACAGCAGGGGTTATT
The sequence above is drawn from the Nicotiana tabacum cultivar K326 chromosome 13, ASM71507v2, whole genome shotgun sequence genome and encodes:
- the LOC107784149 gene encoding uncharacterized protein LOC107784149 isoform X1, whose amino-acid sequence is MAHYLDSSSSLVPPLIAKPSKVDLEAGNVDHIQCRICLETDGMDFIAPCKCKGTSKYVHRECLDQWRAVKEGFAFSHCTTCEAPFYLRVNDLHRKWRTLKFRFFVTTDILVIFLAVQLVIASLGYLVYVIDTHQKSWLRLHWGFGSELSFYYICGALLFFALMGISGCFLTCFDENVRDELGQPCQNLLSCCSCAGMCENCHTHRTSTTYICIDSNICSENCSNTTCECCSGNHSCTECECGNCFGGEGESGIPVLLIVAVIVLGVFAIFGMFYSVLVATMVGQRIWQRRYHILEKRILTKEYVVEDVGEVAGNDWSPPRLPQENVQQLESLGLL
- the LOC107784149 gene encoding uncharacterized protein LOC107784149 isoform X2, giving the protein MAHYLDSSSSLVPPLIAKPSKVDLEAGNVDHIQCRICLETDGMDFIAPCKCKGTSKYVHRECLDQWRAVKVIASLGYLVYVIDTHQKSWLRLHWGFGSELSFYYICGALLFFALMGISGCFLTCFDENVRDELGQPCQNLLSCCSCAGMCENCHTHRTSTTYICIDSNICSENCSNTTCECCSGNHSCTECECGNCFGGEGESGIPVLLIVAVIVLGVFAIFGMFYSVLVATMVGQRIWQRRYHILEKRILTKEYVVEDVGEVAGNDWSPPRLPQENVQQLESLGLL
- the LOC142167798 gene encoding uncharacterized protein LOC142167798; translation: METNGGPVNVAIMSQNLLSYAGEALVVSLVVSMIVKAQLLTLTQDYLKLLTENPKMRGDHPTSCPSKPLDAENDSDEDGDEDEDEDEDEDGEGEEHFNPNNNKGASKKGPGGEAGGAEENGEDENDEGEDEPEGDDDDDDDDAEDNPDDDDEEDEGEEEVVEEDDEDEDEGGEDEEEEEEDEEEELQPPKKRKK